From the Candidatus Ozemobacteraceae bacterium genome, one window contains:
- a CDS encoding ATP-binding protein, with the protein MIPLNDSTRIRRYAFDEVVRVPCLLSEVGKVRDRIGSKLETLGYSPRVKMNIALGLEEAMMNAIDHGSLRGQPVIEVGSTVNAQCCILQVTDFGGITFNPEYFEKLAEVKEWGKGGRGIFLLKRLMDEVYYFFHPEKSTSVVMIKYREAPPAMPEA; encoded by the coding sequence ATGATTCCGCTCAACGATTCAACCCGCATCAGAAGATACGCTTTCGACGAGGTCGTGCGCGTACCCTGCCTGCTGAGCGAAGTCGGGAAGGTCCGCGACCGGATCGGGAGCAAGCTCGAGACTCTCGGATACAGCCCCCGCGTGAAAATGAACATTGCGCTTGGCCTCGAAGAGGCGATGATGAACGCAATCGATCATGGCAGCCTCCGCGGTCAGCCGGTCATCGAGGTCGGCTCGACCGTCAACGCCCAATGCTGCATCCTCCAGGTCACCGATTTCGGCGGCATCACCTTCAACCCGGAGTATTTCGAGAAGCTCGCCGAAGTGAAAGAATGGGGTAAGGGCGGGCGAGGCATTTTCCTGCTGAAGCGCCTGATGGATGAAGTGTACTACTTCTTCCATCCTGAGAAGAGCACCTCTGTCGTCATGATCAAATACAGGGAGGCTCCACCGGCCATGCCGGAAGCCTGA